A window of the Mucilaginibacter sp. cycad4 genome harbors these coding sequences:
- a CDS encoding efflux transporter outer membrane subunit, which yields MKNHHKNSAVAFVALILAIFTGCAVPKSAESTAGIEQQVFRNDTTAAQTASIASLPWKKFLANPELAALIDTALLKNNDLQLAIKEIEIANESLKKAKNGLVPEVGVVVASSNSLPSDNSLNGLTANKFVGSNNLDNYTAALNVSWEADIWGKVKNQKREALAEYLKTKEAQKAVKTLLVSSVATAYYNLLMLDEQLQIAKRNLSLNDSTLHIIKLQYQSAQASSLAIEQTEAQKLVAAGLIPRLEKAINEQENALSVLAGIPPRSIRRSGSLDEIKVTSGFGAGLPAEMLSRRPDVKASELELQAANARIGLARANMYPAITISAQGGVNSLKASNWFSIPGALFGIVNGAVAAPLLQKRELRTQYNISVLKREQSVDRFRQSILTAFQEVSDALVGIDKLNSEQIIASERVNRLKSATRNAGYMYRNGMANYLDVITAQSNALSAELELASIRRAEAAAVIDLYRSLGGGWE from the coding sequence ATGAAAAATCACCATAAAAATAGTGCAGTAGCTTTCGTTGCGCTTATACTAGCCATTTTTACAGGATGTGCGGTTCCTAAAAGCGCAGAATCTACCGCCGGCATTGAACAGCAAGTTTTTCGAAACGATACTACTGCTGCGCAAACGGCCAGTATTGCCTCGCTGCCATGGAAAAAATTTCTTGCTAATCCAGAGCTGGCCGCACTTATTGATACAGCCTTGCTGAAAAATAATGATCTACAACTGGCCATCAAGGAAATTGAGATCGCGAATGAAAGTCTTAAAAAGGCAAAAAATGGTTTAGTTCCAGAGGTCGGCGTAGTAGTTGCATCCAGCAATAGCCTGCCTTCCGATAACAGTCTCAACGGTTTAACCGCTAATAAGTTTGTCGGGAGCAACAACCTCGACAATTATACTGCCGCCCTGAATGTTTCCTGGGAAGCCGATATCTGGGGAAAAGTTAAAAATCAAAAGAGGGAAGCGCTGGCGGAATACCTTAAAACCAAAGAAGCTCAGAAAGCTGTAAAAACGCTATTGGTTTCGTCGGTGGCAACGGCCTATTATAACCTCCTCATGCTGGACGAACAATTGCAAATTGCTAAAAGAAACCTATCTCTTAATGACAGCACCTTGCATATCATCAAACTTCAATATCAATCTGCCCAGGCTTCCTCGCTCGCCATTGAACAAACGGAGGCGCAAAAGCTGGTAGCTGCAGGGTTAATTCCGCGCCTTGAAAAAGCGATCAATGAACAGGAAAATGCGTTAAGCGTATTAGCTGGTATTCCTCCACGATCGATTCGCCGTTCAGGGTCCCTGGATGAGATAAAAGTAACGTCAGGTTTTGGTGCCGGACTTCCCGCAGAAATGTTAAGCAGAAGGCCAGATGTCAAAGCCAGCGAATTGGAGCTTCAGGCCGCAAATGCCCGAATCGGCCTTGCCCGCGCTAATATGTATCCGGCAATAACGATTTCCGCCCAGGGAGGTGTTAATTCACTTAAAGCAAGTAACTGGTTCAGTATTCCGGGCGCTTTGTTCGGTATCGTTAACGGCGCTGTGGCGGCCCCGCTCTTGCAAAAAAGGGAACTTCGCACGCAATACAATATTTCTGTTCTGAAACGGGAACAATCTGTAGACCGGTTCCGTCAATCAATCCTTACTGCTTTTCAGGAAGTTTCAGATGCGCTAGTCGGCATAGATAAGTTAAACAGCGAGCAAATAATTGCGAGTGAAAGGGTAAACCGCTTAAAAAGCGCGACCAGGAATGCCGGCTATATGTACCGGAACGGTATGGCCAATTACCTCGATGTTATCACAGCGCAAAGCAATGCCTTATCCGCGGAACTTGAACTGGCTTCGATTCGCCGTGCAGAAGCGGCAGCAGTCATAGATCTCTATCGTTCACTTGGCGGCGGCTGGGAATAG
- a CDS encoding NADH:flavin oxidoreductase, which translates to MNNSLFQPFQLKSLNLRNRIVMAPMTRSFSPDGLPGENVADYYERRASGEVGLILSEGTVIDRPSSSNDPNVPHFYGDAALAGWQNVVNKVHSAGGQMGPQIWHMGIIHNHESGWTPAVPFEGASEFHAPGIANGHAMSDSAVADVIAAFGKAASDAKRLGFDCVELHGAHGYLFDQFFWDSTNSRSGIYGGKTITERTRFAVDVIREVRRQVGDDFAMIIRLSQWKLAAYDHKLATTPQELEEWVTPLADAGIDIFHCSQRRFWENEFEGSDLNFAGWTKKVTGKPTITVGSVGLSGEFMASFGGETSDPSSLDELMRRFDRGDFDLVGIGRPLIANPEWARLIKEGREDEIKGFSRELLTELV; encoded by the coding sequence ATGAACAACAGTTTATTTCAACCCTTTCAGCTGAAAAGTCTGAACCTTAGGAACCGCATTGTTATGGCCCCCATGACGCGTTCTTTTTCACCAGATGGTCTGCCGGGCGAAAACGTAGCAGATTACTATGAGCGTCGCGCTTCGGGAGAAGTCGGTCTCATTCTTTCTGAAGGCACAGTGATCGACCGCCCTTCATCATCCAATGATCCTAATGTTCCACATTTTTATGGCGATGCTGCCCTTGCAGGATGGCAAAACGTAGTTAACAAAGTACATAGTGCCGGCGGCCAGATGGGCCCGCAGATATGGCATATGGGCATCATTCATAACCATGAATCAGGCTGGACACCAGCGGTGCCGTTTGAAGGCGCATCTGAATTTCATGCACCAGGTATTGCTAACGGTCACGCGATGTCGGACTCGGCGGTAGCCGATGTTATCGCCGCCTTTGGGAAGGCAGCATCAGATGCGAAGCGCCTCGGATTTGACTGCGTAGAGCTGCATGGCGCACACGGCTACCTCTTCGATCAGTTTTTCTGGGATAGTACCAATAGCAGGTCAGGCATTTATGGGGGTAAAACAATAACCGAAAGAACACGCTTTGCCGTTGACGTGATCCGCGAAGTACGTCGCCAGGTTGGTGATGATTTCGCGATGATCATTCGTTTATCTCAATGGAAACTTGCAGCCTATGATCATAAACTTGCCACCACTCCACAGGAGCTGGAAGAATGGGTAACGCCTTTGGCTGATGCGGGTATTGATATCTTTCATTGCTCGCAAAGAAGGTTCTGGGAAAATGAGTTCGAAGGATCTGATCTTAATTTTGCTGGCTGGACAAAAAAAGTTACCGGAAAACCAACCATTACAGTTGGATCAGTAGGACTAAGCGGAGAATTTATGGCTTCATTCGGAGGTGAAACGTCGGACCCAAGCTCGCTGGATGAATTGATGCGCAGGTTTGACAGGGGGGATTTCGATCTTGTCGGAATTGGTCGCCCTTTGATCGCAAACCCTGAATGGGCACGCTTGATTAAGGAAGGACGTGAAGATGAAATAAAAGGCTTTTCACGTGAGCTCCTGACCGAACTTGTATAA
- a CDS encoding helix-turn-helix domain-containing protein, whose amino-acid sequence MKLTISDRKTGGDLLLLSGETNFDRFFYSRDKEKKYFTIAWNRGEHQTITIDGIKHDFSHNTIVSLMFDQTFSFERPADIVAWQFNREFYCIIDHDAEVSCVGFLFGMGDLLFIDLDDNANYKLSLLLNIFIEELNTRDNIQSEMITILLKRLIIFVTKLAKSEYVPESKLNDQKLDIFRRFNLLVEQNFRSEHSVNYYAMAMNKSPKTLSNIFALYNQKTPQQVIRERILTEAKRLLYYTSKSVKQITYELGFEDPAYFSSFFKKLTQLPPLEFRNNAELVEAGK is encoded by the coding sequence ATGAAACTGACAATCAGTGACCGAAAAACGGGTGGCGACCTTTTGTTGTTAAGCGGAGAAACGAATTTTGACCGCTTCTTCTACTCGAGAGATAAAGAAAAAAAATACTTTACCATTGCATGGAACCGGGGTGAACACCAGACCATAACCATTGATGGCATAAAGCATGATTTTAGTCACAATACAATTGTATCTCTAATGTTCGACCAAACGTTCAGCTTTGAACGACCGGCCGATATTGTAGCCTGGCAATTCAATCGTGAATTTTATTGCATTATTGACCATGATGCCGAGGTGAGTTGTGTAGGTTTTCTTTTTGGCATGGGAGATCTCTTGTTTATTGATTTGGATGACAATGCAAACTATAAGTTGAGTTTGCTGCTCAACATATTTATCGAAGAGTTGAATACCAGGGACAATATCCAGAGCGAAATGATTACGATACTGCTTAAGCGGCTGATTATTTTTGTGACCAAACTGGCAAAAAGCGAATATGTTCCGGAGTCAAAACTGAACGATCAGAAACTTGATATTTTCCGCAGGTTTAATTTACTGGTAGAGCAGAATTTCCGGTCGGAACATTCAGTAAACTACTATGCCATGGCCATGAATAAATCGCCAAAGACACTGTCCAATATTTTTGCGCTATACAACCAAAAGACCCCACAGCAAGTAATACGCGAGCGAATACTTACAGAGGCGAAACGCTTGTTATACTACACCAGCAAATCTGTTAAACAGATCACCTACGAACTGGGCTTTGAAGACCCGGCTTATTTCAGCAGTTTTTTTAAAAAACTAACCCAGCTGCCACCGCTCGAATTCAGGAACAATGCGGAACTAGTGGAGGCCGGGAAATAA